One window from the genome of Mauremys mutica isolate MM-2020 ecotype Southern chromosome 4, ASM2049712v1, whole genome shotgun sequence encodes:
- the LOC123369970 gene encoding olfactory receptor 1052-like, translating to MVGGNCTEVTEFILKGFTDHPDIQVLLFMVFLVIYIITLLGNLGMIMLVRFDPRLHTPMYYFLGNLAFVDLCYATVVAPRMLVDLLAERKAISYTGCAAQICVFCMLIVTECFLLAAMAYDRYVAICNPLLYRVVMCPRLCVQLMAGSFLAGCVNSMAQTTGMLTLTFCGSNVIDLFFCDISPLLSLAHSDSSINHVVLIAVTYLTGVFSGLIVLISYVFILNAILRIRSAEGRLRAFSTCTSHLTAVTIFYGSGLFIYLQPSTKYSRQQDKVVSVFYTVVTPMLNPLIYSLRNKEVKDALRRAIERKTFSLGLNS from the coding sequence ATGGTTGGAGGAAACTGTACCGAGGTTACTGAATTCATTCTCAAAGGATTCACAGATCATCCAGACATTCAGGTCCTTCTTTTCATGGTTTTTCTAGTGATCTATATTATTACCTTATTGGGGAACCTTGGAATGATCATGTTAGTCAGGTTCGACCCCAgacttcacacccccatgtattaTTTCCTTGGTAATTTGGCATTTGTAGATCTCTGTTATGCCACAGTTGTCGCCCCCAGGATGCTGGTGGATTTGCTAGCAGAGAGGAAAGCCATTTCTTACACTGGCTGTGCAGCTCAGATCTGTGTTTTCTGTATGCTGATTGTAACAGAGTGTTTCCTCCTGGCTGCAATGGCATATGACCGATATGTGGCCATCTGTAACCCGCTGCTCTATAGAGTTGTCATGTGTCCGAGACTTTGTGTCCAGCTGATGGCTGGGTCTTTCCTAGCTGGGTGTGTAAATTCAATGGCACAGACAACGGGCATGTTAACATTAACCTTCTGCGGCTCCAATGTCATTGACTTGTTCTTCTGTGACATCTCCCCACTGCTTTCGCTCGCCCACTCGGACTCCAGCATCAATCACGTTGTGCTTATAGCTGTGACATATTTGACTGGGGTATTCAGCGGCCTGATTGTCCTCATCTCCTATGTTTTCATCCTCAACGCTATCCTGAGGATCCGCTCTGCTGAGGGCAGGCTcagagccttctccacctgcacctcccacctcACCGCCGTCACCATCTTCTATGGGAGTGGCCTGTTCATCTATTTACAGCCCAGCACAAAGTACTCGAGGCAGCAGGACAAGGTGGTCTCAGTGTTCTACACTGTGGTGACCCCCATGTTGAACCCCCTGAtatacagcctgaggaacaaggaggtgaaggATGCCCTGAGGAGAGCGATAGAGAGGAAAACGTTCTCTCTGGGTCTGAATTCATGA